Proteins encoded by one window of Halichondria panicea chromosome 8, odHalPani1.1, whole genome shotgun sequence:
- the LOC135339981 gene encoding uncharacterized protein LOC135339981 isoform X4: protein MAGRQLSKQPVPPPKKVSTHPHPAHQEVIQTHTLPKNAHQEVLPTHTPLKNVHKEVPPPKKKKKVSTHPVSTHPHPTHQEVIPTDQTHTLPKNAHQEVPPPKKRKKASKDKEVEVIPTDQTEE, encoded by the exons ATGGCCGGACGCCAATTGAGCAAACAACCA GTACCACCCCCCAAGAAAgtatccacccacccacatcCCGCCCACCAGGAA GTAATCCAAACCCACACCCTACCCAAGAATGCCCACCAGGAA GTactacccacccacaccccacTCAAGAATGTACACAAGGAA GTACCACCCcccaagaaaaagaagaaagtATCCACCCACCCAgtatccacccacccacatcCCACCCACCAGGAA GTAATACCAACTGACCAAACCCACACCCTACCCAAGAATGCCCACCAGGAA GTACCACCCCCCAAGAAGAGGAAGAAAGCATCCAAGGACAAGGAAGTGGAA GTAATACCAACTGACCAAACAGAAGAATAA